In Trifolium pratense cultivar HEN17-A07 linkage group LG7, ARS_RC_1.1, whole genome shotgun sequence, a genomic segment contains:
- the LOC123893592 gene encoding uncharacterized protein LOC123893592 isoform X1 — MDNSAGNTLDVVVPPVEGVAGGGTSYGWNDGGTHDLIHLKGPIDPTEIPTRDLVHVWSMPSTANVGPQEMPRHLEPINLLAARNERESVQLAIRPKVSWGGSGVAGTVQVQCSDLCSPSGDRLIAGKSLLLRRVVPILGVPDALVPLDLPVGQINLFPGETTALWISVDVPSAQPPGQYEGEILITATKTDAESPVQSLSKVDKHQLYKELKECLDIVDPIDGKPLDEVVERVKSTTISLRRILLSPSFSEFSSENGIADVMEEDAISSLSLRLKLNLTVWEFVLPETPSLPAVFGISDTVIEDRFGVKHGTAEWYEALDQHFKWLLQYRISPYFCKWADGMRVLTYTCPWPADHPKSDEYFSDPRLAAYAVPYKQVVSGNDAAKDYLQKQVEILRTKNHWRKAYFYLWDEPLNLEQYDSVRNMASDIHAYAPDARILTTYYCGPNDAPLAPTPFEAFVKVPSFLRPHNQIYCTSEWVLGNREDLVKDITAELQPENGEEWWTYVCMGPSDPHPNWHLGMRGTQHRAVMWRVWKEGGTGFLYWGANCYEKAAVASAEIKFRHGLPPGDGVLYYPGEVFSTNHPVASLRLERLLSGLQDIEYLRLYASRYGRDEATALLDRMGVYFGPERYTHEHMPIDAMRGHIFNSCRS; from the exons ATGGACAACTCCG CAGGAAATACACTAGATGTGGTTGTGCCGCCGGTTGAAGGTGTTGCTGGAGGCGGTACCTCTTACGGGTGGAATGATGGTGGCACACATGATTTGATTCACCTCAAGGGGCCAATTGACCCTACAGAAATTCCAACTAGGGATTTAGTGCATGTATGGTCCATGCCAAGCACAGCGAACGTTGGACCTCAAGAAATGCCTCGTCATTTGGAGCCT ATAAACCTGCTAGCAGCTAGAAATGAGAGGGAGAGCGTACAATTAGCTATTCGACCAAAGGTTTCATGGGGTGGTTCTGGTGTTGCTGGGACTGTTCAGGTTCAATGCAGTGACCTATGCTCTCCTTCAGGAGACAG ACTGATTGCTGGGAAGTCACTACTGTTGAGGCGGGTGGTGCCGATTTTAGGTGTACCTGACGCTCTTGTTCCCCTTGATCTTCCAGTTGGTCAAATAAACCTATTTCCAGG GGAGACTACTGCTCTTTGGATATCTGTTGATGTTCCAAGTGCTCAACCTCCAGGACAATACGAAGGAGAGATTCTCATTACTGCTACAAAAACTGATGCAGA ATCTCCTGTTCAAAGTTTAAGCAAGGTTGATAAACATCAATTGTATAAGGAACTTAAGGAGTGCCTTGACATTGTTGATCCAATCGACGGAAAACCATTAGATGAAGTG GTTGAAAGGGTAAAGTCTACAACTATATCGTTAAGAAGGATTCTTCTGTCTCCATCATTTTCTGAATTCTCCTCAGAAAATGGGATAGCAGATGTAATGGAAGAGGATGCCATTTCAAGTCTCTCTCTACGACTGAAGTTAAATCTCACTGTCTGGGAATTTGTACTTCCTGAAACTCCTTCCCTTCCTGCTGTATTTGGT ATATCTGATACTGTAATTGAGGATCGCTTTGGTGTTAAACATGGGACAGCTGAGTGGTATGAGGCATTGGATCAACATTTCAAATGGCTTCTTCAATATAGAATCAGCCCCTATTTTTGCAAATGGGCTGATGGTATGCGTGTTTTGACATACACATGTCCATGGCCAG CGGATCATCCAAAATCAGATGAATATTTTTCAGACCCACGGTTGGCAGCATATGCTGTGCCATACAAACAAGTAGTCTCCGG TAATGATGCGGCGAAGGATTACTTGCAGAAACAAGTTGAGATATTGAGAACCAAGAATCACTGGAGAAAAGCTTACTTTTACTTGTGGGACGAG CCACTAAATTTGGAACAATATGATTCTGTTCGCAACATGGCCAGTGACATTCATGCATATGCTCCAGATGCTCGTATTTTAACTACATACTATTGTG GGCCAAATGATGCACCTCTTGCACCTACTCCATTTGAGGCTTTTGTAAAAGTTCCTAGTTTTCTGCGTCctcataatcaaatttattgtaCTAG TGAATGGGTCTTGGGAAATCGAGAGGACCTGGTCAAGGATATTACTGCTGAATTACAACCAGAGAATGGTGAG GAATGGTGGACATATGTCTGTATGGGGCCATCGGATCCTCATCCAAATTGGCATCTTGGAATGCGAGGCACTCAACATCGTGCTGTCATGTGGCGTGTGTGGAAAGAGGGTGGCACAGGATTTTTGTACTGGGGTGCCAACTGCTATGAGAAGGCAGCTGTAGCCAGTGCAGAG ATAAAATTTAGGCATGGCCTTCCTCCCGGTGATGGAGTTCTGTACTACCCTGGTGAGGTATTCTCGACTAATCATCCAGTGGCTTCTCTTAGACTAGAACGCCTACTCAGTGGCTTGCAG GACATCGAATACCTGAGACTTTATGCTTCAAGATATGGTAGGGATGAAGCTACTGCACTTTTGGATAGAATGGGAGTTTATTTTGGTCCTGAGCGTTACACACATGAGCACATGCCAATTGATGCAATGAGGGGTCATATATTCAATTCCTGCCGTTCATGA
- the LOC123893592 gene encoding uncharacterized protein LOC123893592 isoform X2 produces the protein MDNSGNTLDVVVPPVEGVAGGGTSYGWNDGGTHDLIHLKGPIDPTEIPTRDLVHVWSMPSTANVGPQEMPRHLEPINLLAARNERESVQLAIRPKVSWGGSGVAGTVQVQCSDLCSPSGDRLIAGKSLLLRRVVPILGVPDALVPLDLPVGQINLFPGETTALWISVDVPSAQPPGQYEGEILITATKTDAESPVQSLSKVDKHQLYKELKECLDIVDPIDGKPLDEVVERVKSTTISLRRILLSPSFSEFSSENGIADVMEEDAISSLSLRLKLNLTVWEFVLPETPSLPAVFGISDTVIEDRFGVKHGTAEWYEALDQHFKWLLQYRISPYFCKWADGMRVLTYTCPWPADHPKSDEYFSDPRLAAYAVPYKQVVSGNDAAKDYLQKQVEILRTKNHWRKAYFYLWDEPLNLEQYDSVRNMASDIHAYAPDARILTTYYCGPNDAPLAPTPFEAFVKVPSFLRPHNQIYCTSEWVLGNREDLVKDITAELQPENGEEWWTYVCMGPSDPHPNWHLGMRGTQHRAVMWRVWKEGGTGFLYWGANCYEKAAVASAEIKFRHGLPPGDGVLYYPGEVFSTNHPVASLRLERLLSGLQDIEYLRLYASRYGRDEATALLDRMGVYFGPERYTHEHMPIDAMRGHIFNSCRS, from the exons ATGGACAACTCCG GAAATACACTAGATGTGGTTGTGCCGCCGGTTGAAGGTGTTGCTGGAGGCGGTACCTCTTACGGGTGGAATGATGGTGGCACACATGATTTGATTCACCTCAAGGGGCCAATTGACCCTACAGAAATTCCAACTAGGGATTTAGTGCATGTATGGTCCATGCCAAGCACAGCGAACGTTGGACCTCAAGAAATGCCTCGTCATTTGGAGCCT ATAAACCTGCTAGCAGCTAGAAATGAGAGGGAGAGCGTACAATTAGCTATTCGACCAAAGGTTTCATGGGGTGGTTCTGGTGTTGCTGGGACTGTTCAGGTTCAATGCAGTGACCTATGCTCTCCTTCAGGAGACAG ACTGATTGCTGGGAAGTCACTACTGTTGAGGCGGGTGGTGCCGATTTTAGGTGTACCTGACGCTCTTGTTCCCCTTGATCTTCCAGTTGGTCAAATAAACCTATTTCCAGG GGAGACTACTGCTCTTTGGATATCTGTTGATGTTCCAAGTGCTCAACCTCCAGGACAATACGAAGGAGAGATTCTCATTACTGCTACAAAAACTGATGCAGA ATCTCCTGTTCAAAGTTTAAGCAAGGTTGATAAACATCAATTGTATAAGGAACTTAAGGAGTGCCTTGACATTGTTGATCCAATCGACGGAAAACCATTAGATGAAGTG GTTGAAAGGGTAAAGTCTACAACTATATCGTTAAGAAGGATTCTTCTGTCTCCATCATTTTCTGAATTCTCCTCAGAAAATGGGATAGCAGATGTAATGGAAGAGGATGCCATTTCAAGTCTCTCTCTACGACTGAAGTTAAATCTCACTGTCTGGGAATTTGTACTTCCTGAAACTCCTTCCCTTCCTGCTGTATTTGGT ATATCTGATACTGTAATTGAGGATCGCTTTGGTGTTAAACATGGGACAGCTGAGTGGTATGAGGCATTGGATCAACATTTCAAATGGCTTCTTCAATATAGAATCAGCCCCTATTTTTGCAAATGGGCTGATGGTATGCGTGTTTTGACATACACATGTCCATGGCCAG CGGATCATCCAAAATCAGATGAATATTTTTCAGACCCACGGTTGGCAGCATATGCTGTGCCATACAAACAAGTAGTCTCCGG TAATGATGCGGCGAAGGATTACTTGCAGAAACAAGTTGAGATATTGAGAACCAAGAATCACTGGAGAAAAGCTTACTTTTACTTGTGGGACGAG CCACTAAATTTGGAACAATATGATTCTGTTCGCAACATGGCCAGTGACATTCATGCATATGCTCCAGATGCTCGTATTTTAACTACATACTATTGTG GGCCAAATGATGCACCTCTTGCACCTACTCCATTTGAGGCTTTTGTAAAAGTTCCTAGTTTTCTGCGTCctcataatcaaatttattgtaCTAG TGAATGGGTCTTGGGAAATCGAGAGGACCTGGTCAAGGATATTACTGCTGAATTACAACCAGAGAATGGTGAG GAATGGTGGACATATGTCTGTATGGGGCCATCGGATCCTCATCCAAATTGGCATCTTGGAATGCGAGGCACTCAACATCGTGCTGTCATGTGGCGTGTGTGGAAAGAGGGTGGCACAGGATTTTTGTACTGGGGTGCCAACTGCTATGAGAAGGCAGCTGTAGCCAGTGCAGAG ATAAAATTTAGGCATGGCCTTCCTCCCGGTGATGGAGTTCTGTACTACCCTGGTGAGGTATTCTCGACTAATCATCCAGTGGCTTCTCTTAGACTAGAACGCCTACTCAGTGGCTTGCAG GACATCGAATACCTGAGACTTTATGCTTCAAGATATGGTAGGGATGAAGCTACTGCACTTTTGGATAGAATGGGAGTTTATTTTGGTCCTGAGCGTTACACACATGAGCACATGCCAATTGATGCAATGAGGGGTCATATATTCAATTCCTGCCGTTCATGA
- the LOC123893592 gene encoding uncharacterized protein LOC123893592 isoform X3, whose protein sequence is MDNSAGNTLDVVVPPVEGVAGGGTSYGWNDGGTHDLIHLKGPIDPTEIPTRDLVHVWSMPSTANVGPQEMPRHLEPINLLAARNERESVQLAIRPKVSWGGSGVAGTVQVQCSDLCSPSGDRLIAGKSLLLRRVVPILGVPDALVPLDLPVGQINLFPGETTALWISVDVPSAQPPGQYEGEILITATKTDAESPVQSLSKVDKHQLYKELKECLDIVDPIDGKPLDEVVERVKSTTISLRRILLSPSFSEFSSENGIADVMEEDAISSLSLRLKLNLTVWEFVLPETPSLPAVFGISDTVIEDRFGVKHGTAEWYEALDQHFKWLLQYRISPYFCKWADGMRVLTYTCPWPADHPKSDEYFSDPRLAAYAVPYKQVVSGNDAAKDYLQKQVEILRTKNHWRKAYFYLWDEPLNLEQYDSVRNMASDIHAYAPDARILTTYYCGPNDAPLAPTPFEAFVKVPSFLRPHNQIYCTSEWVLGNREDLVKDITAELQPENGMVDICLYGAIGSSSKLASWNARHSTSCCHVACVERGWHRIFVLGCQLL, encoded by the exons ATGGACAACTCCG CAGGAAATACACTAGATGTGGTTGTGCCGCCGGTTGAAGGTGTTGCTGGAGGCGGTACCTCTTACGGGTGGAATGATGGTGGCACACATGATTTGATTCACCTCAAGGGGCCAATTGACCCTACAGAAATTCCAACTAGGGATTTAGTGCATGTATGGTCCATGCCAAGCACAGCGAACGTTGGACCTCAAGAAATGCCTCGTCATTTGGAGCCT ATAAACCTGCTAGCAGCTAGAAATGAGAGGGAGAGCGTACAATTAGCTATTCGACCAAAGGTTTCATGGGGTGGTTCTGGTGTTGCTGGGACTGTTCAGGTTCAATGCAGTGACCTATGCTCTCCTTCAGGAGACAG ACTGATTGCTGGGAAGTCACTACTGTTGAGGCGGGTGGTGCCGATTTTAGGTGTACCTGACGCTCTTGTTCCCCTTGATCTTCCAGTTGGTCAAATAAACCTATTTCCAGG GGAGACTACTGCTCTTTGGATATCTGTTGATGTTCCAAGTGCTCAACCTCCAGGACAATACGAAGGAGAGATTCTCATTACTGCTACAAAAACTGATGCAGA ATCTCCTGTTCAAAGTTTAAGCAAGGTTGATAAACATCAATTGTATAAGGAACTTAAGGAGTGCCTTGACATTGTTGATCCAATCGACGGAAAACCATTAGATGAAGTG GTTGAAAGGGTAAAGTCTACAACTATATCGTTAAGAAGGATTCTTCTGTCTCCATCATTTTCTGAATTCTCCTCAGAAAATGGGATAGCAGATGTAATGGAAGAGGATGCCATTTCAAGTCTCTCTCTACGACTGAAGTTAAATCTCACTGTCTGGGAATTTGTACTTCCTGAAACTCCTTCCCTTCCTGCTGTATTTGGT ATATCTGATACTGTAATTGAGGATCGCTTTGGTGTTAAACATGGGACAGCTGAGTGGTATGAGGCATTGGATCAACATTTCAAATGGCTTCTTCAATATAGAATCAGCCCCTATTTTTGCAAATGGGCTGATGGTATGCGTGTTTTGACATACACATGTCCATGGCCAG CGGATCATCCAAAATCAGATGAATATTTTTCAGACCCACGGTTGGCAGCATATGCTGTGCCATACAAACAAGTAGTCTCCGG TAATGATGCGGCGAAGGATTACTTGCAGAAACAAGTTGAGATATTGAGAACCAAGAATCACTGGAGAAAAGCTTACTTTTACTTGTGGGACGAG CCACTAAATTTGGAACAATATGATTCTGTTCGCAACATGGCCAGTGACATTCATGCATATGCTCCAGATGCTCGTATTTTAACTACATACTATTGTG GGCCAAATGATGCACCTCTTGCACCTACTCCATTTGAGGCTTTTGTAAAAGTTCCTAGTTTTCTGCGTCctcataatcaaatttattgtaCTAG TGAATGGGTCTTGGGAAATCGAGAGGACCTGGTCAAGGATATTACTGCTGAATTACAACCAGAGAATG GAATGGTGGACATATGTCTGTATGGGGCCATCGGATCCTCATCCAAATTGGCATCTTGGAATGCGAGGCACTCAACATCGTGCTGTCATGTGGCGTGTGTGGAAAGAGGGTGGCACAGGATTTTTGTACTGGGGTGCCAACTGCTATGA